One genomic region from Maridesulfovibrio frigidus DSM 17176 encodes:
- a CDS encoding thermonuclease family protein: MLKSFYTNEIKNGAFKGSVLFFCVAIALCFISASNSYAFEGKVKYVVDGDTFVLQSGEKVRLASIDTPEVGRNGKVDQYYAKEATDLLSELILNKVVTVTPVKGKKESYGRVVGWVYLGKSFINKEMVSKGAAFYYYHPHNDAGKQDLLLEAQIIAMSSAKGFWTKISAMEDFNIKWVGNLRSRRCFREGSNFSVTVMSRNRVHFSNLGEAFMAGYTPARATKFWPEVKK, translated from the coding sequence GTGTTGAAAAGTTTTTATACTAATGAAATTAAAAACGGAGCCTTTAAAGGCTCCGTTTTGTTTTTTTGTGTCGCAATAGCGCTTTGTTTTATATCTGCCAGCAACAGCTACGCTTTCGAAGGAAAGGTTAAATATGTTGTAGATGGAGATACCTTTGTTCTTCAGAGCGGAGAAAAAGTCAGGCTTGCTTCCATAGATACGCCGGAAGTCGGGCGAAATGGCAAAGTTGATCAATATTATGCGAAAGAAGCTACTGATCTGCTCAGTGAATTGATATTGAATAAAGTGGTAACTGTTACGCCTGTTAAAGGTAAAAAAGAAAGTTACGGAAGAGTTGTTGGTTGGGTTTATCTGGGTAAGTCCTTTATCAATAAGGAAATGGTTTCGAAAGGGGCGGCATTTTATTACTACCATCCCCATAATGATGCAGGGAAACAGGATTTATTGTTAGAGGCTCAAATAATCGCAATGTCTTCCGCTAAAGGTTTTTGGACGAAAATATCCGCTATGGAAGACTTTAATATTAAGTGGGTTGGTAATTTAAGAAGCCGCAGGTGCTTCCGCGAAGGTAGTAATTTCTCCGTTACTGTGATGAGTAGAAACAGGGTGCATTTCAGTAATCTTGGTGAGGCTTTCATGGCTGGATACACCCCCGCAAGAGCTACCAAATTTTGGCCTGAAGTTAAAAAGTAA
- the yajC gene encoding preprotein translocase subunit YajC yields the protein MFFDDIAHAMGSLGGADGQAGPAGALGSFLPLILMFAIFYFLLIRPQQKKAKQHKELLAGLKKGDRILTGGGLYGRIVAVDGDELSVELAEGFQVKVDRGYVAGMADTANAKK from the coding sequence ATGTTTTTTGATGATATCGCACACGCGATGGGTTCTTTGGGTGGTGCAGACGGCCAAGCTGGTCCTGCTGGTGCTCTAGGTTCCTTTCTGCCTCTCATTCTCATGTTTGCTATTTTTTATTTCTTGCTCATTAGACCACAGCAGAAAAAAGCTAAGCAGCATAAAGAATTGCTTGCTGGGCTCAAGAAGGGTGACAGAATCCTTACTGGTGGTGGACTTTATGGCAGAATCGTTGCTGTTGATGGCGATGAACTCTCCGTTGAACTTGCTGAAGGCTTTCAGGTAAAAGTTGACAGAGGCTACGTTGCTGGAATGGCTGACACTGCTAACGCAAAGAAATAA
- the secD gene encoding protein translocase subunit SecD, with protein MNGSLRWRIALTLIVVALGVAYLLPSLPAVQNSAMARFLPNDKISLGLDLKGGIHLTLGVDMDKAMDNTLVRLGDDVKVVAREKGIIVLKPKVINGQQIEAVLLKKEQQEELNSLITKDFNNLSVVSTSVKPDGKVTYIFAPTSEFKKYLTKLTMDQAIKTIRNRIDQFGVAEPDIRKQQGNRIQIQLPGMQDPERAINIIGKTAHLEFKLVDDLADLEKAKKGIVAPGREITVIRHMLPDGSYVEKPIVLRKEALLTGEFINDAQTRFDQFNQPYVTLNFNSRGARIFERITGENVKKRMAIVLDGKVYSAPTIQDRISGGKASITGSYSTDEAQDLAIVLRAGSLPAPVTILEQRTVGPSLGQESIDKGITAAVVGSILVLVFMLVYYSFAGLVADIVLVLNVILILAGLAAFGATLTLPGIAGIILTIGMAVDANVIIFERIREELRRGLTAKAAIVEGYSRATLTILDANITTVIAAVILYQFGTGPIRGFAVTLTLGILTSMFTAIFVTRILFDLYTSKRAADAPLSI; from the coding sequence ATGAACGGGAGTCTTCGTTGGAGAATTGCTCTGACCTTGATAGTGGTCGCGCTTGGAGTTGCTTATCTCCTGCCATCATTGCCAGCGGTTCAGAATTCGGCCATGGCTCGTTTCCTGCCGAACGACAAAATCAGTTTAGGCCTTGACCTTAAGGGCGGAATCCATCTTACACTTGGTGTAGATATGGATAAAGCTATGGATAATACCCTTGTTCGCCTTGGTGATGACGTTAAAGTCGTTGCTAGAGAAAAAGGGATTATTGTTCTGAAACCTAAAGTCATCAATGGTCAACAAATTGAAGCTGTTTTGCTCAAGAAAGAGCAGCAGGAAGAACTGAATTCTTTAATTACAAAAGATTTCAATAATTTGAGTGTCGTCAGCACATCTGTGAAACCTGACGGTAAAGTCACTTACATCTTTGCTCCAACCTCGGAATTTAAGAAGTATCTAACTAAGCTCACAATGGATCAGGCCATTAAGACCATCCGCAACCGTATTGACCAGTTCGGTGTTGCAGAGCCTGACATTCGCAAGCAGCAGGGCAATCGTATTCAGATTCAGTTGCCCGGTATGCAGGATCCTGAAAGAGCTATCAATATCATCGGTAAAACAGCACATCTTGAATTCAAGCTTGTTGATGATCTCGCTGATCTTGAAAAAGCAAAGAAAGGTATAGTTGCTCCTGGACGTGAAATTACCGTTATCAGACACATGTTGCCTGATGGTTCTTACGTTGAGAAGCCTATTGTACTCAGAAAAGAAGCTTTGCTTACTGGTGAATTTATTAATGACGCACAGACTCGTTTTGACCAGTTCAATCAGCCTTACGTAACTCTCAACTTTAATAGTAGAGGCGCAAGAATTTTTGAACGTATCACAGGTGAGAACGTAAAAAAACGCATGGCTATCGTTCTTGACGGCAAGGTTTACTCTGCGCCGACTATTCAGGACCGCATCAGCGGTGGTAAAGCTAGTATTACTGGTTCTTACTCTACCGATGAAGCACAGGATTTAGCTATCGTACTCAGAGCCGGATCACTTCCTGCTCCTGTGACTATTTTGGAACAAAGAACTGTCGGACCTTCTCTTGGACAGGAGTCTATTGATAAGGGCATAACAGCTGCTGTTGTAGGTAGTATTCTCGTGCTTGTTTTCATGCTCGTATACTACAGCTTTGCAGGGCTTGTTGCAGACATCGTTCTTGTTCTTAACGTTATCCTGATTTTAGCTGGACTAGCTGCTTTCGGAGCTACTCTGACACTTCCGGGTATCGCGGGTATCATTCTTACTATCGGTATGGCTGTTGATGCTAACGTCATCATCTTTGAGCGCATACGTGAGGAATTGAGAAGAGGGCTTACTGCAAAAGCTGCAATCGTTGAAGGTTACAGCAGAGCGACCCTTACTATTCTTGATGCAAACATCACGACTGTGATCGCAGCTGTTATTCTTTACCAATTCGGTACCGGGCCGATTCGGGGATTTGCGGTAACACTTACTCTTGGTATTCTTACCTCGATGTTCACTGCAATTTTTGTCACCCGCATCTTGTTCGATCTTTATACCTCCAAGCGCGCAGCTGATGCTCCGCTTAGTATTTAG
- a CDS encoding aldehyde ferredoxin oxidoreductase family protein, producing MPRILRINTRTKEFKFEELGEFAGLGGRALTSQLVNKEVPADCHPLSASNKLVFAAGVLANSGAANSGRLSCGAKSPLTGGIKESNTGGQFAQALPKLDILAIVFEDKPAQDAELSIIEIYADKVEFKSAATIAGKDNYPAHEELKKVYGEKVVTALAGPAGEQCLLASTIQFSDPHLNPARSAGRGGMGAVMGSKRIKAVVIDPAASGRGAPADPEKFKVARKRWTEILLGHPVTGEGLPAYGTSVLVNIINEAGALPTKNFRTGRFDDVAEISGEKIAEVIESRNGKTKEGCHTGCVIQCSQRYNDKNGDYLTSGFEYETVWGFGANCLVKDIDVIATMDRTCDEKGIDTIEMGCTLGVAMDGGIIEWGDGEAALALLKKIGSADPMGRIIGNGTVFAGKAFGVDRIPTVKSQGLPAYDPRSVKGIGVTYATTPMGADHTAGYAVATNILKIGGDVDPLTKEGQIELSKNLQIATASIDALGLCLFVAFAVLDTEDAVQCICDLVASTYGIEYTADDFIALGVNTLKNELEFNANAGFTKYDDQLPRFFSEETLAPHDTIWDYSVEELQAAKV from the coding sequence ATGCCCAGAATCCTTAGAATCAATACTCGCACTAAAGAATTTAAATTTGAAGAGCTTGGCGAATTCGCTGGCCTTGGTGGTCGCGCTCTTACTTCTCAGCTCGTAAACAAAGAAGTTCCTGCTGATTGTCATCCACTTTCAGCATCTAACAAACTTGTATTTGCCGCAGGAGTTCTAGCTAATTCCGGTGCTGCAAACTCAGGTAGACTTTCATGTGGAGCTAAGTCACCTCTTACCGGCGGAATCAAAGAAAGTAATACTGGTGGCCAGTTTGCTCAGGCTCTACCTAAACTTGATATTCTCGCGATTGTTTTTGAAGACAAACCAGCTCAGGATGCAGAACTTTCAATTATTGAAATTTATGCTGACAAAGTTGAGTTTAAGTCTGCAGCAACAATAGCTGGTAAAGATAACTACCCTGCACATGAAGAACTTAAGAAAGTTTACGGCGAAAAAGTTGTAACTGCTCTTGCTGGTCCTGCTGGCGAACAGTGTCTTCTAGCTTCAACTATTCAGTTCTCTGACCCTCATCTAAATCCAGCTCGTTCAGCCGGACGTGGTGGTATGGGTGCTGTTATGGGTTCTAAAAGAATCAAGGCTGTAGTTATTGATCCTGCAGCTTCTGGACGCGGCGCTCCTGCTGATCCTGAAAAGTTCAAGGTTGCTCGTAAGCGCTGGACTGAAATTCTTCTTGGTCACCCTGTGACAGGCGAAGGACTTCCAGCTTACGGAACTTCTGTTCTTGTTAATATCATTAACGAAGCAGGCGCTCTACCAACTAAAAATTTCCGTACTGGACGTTTTGACGATGTTGCTGAAATTTCTGGTGAAAAGATTGCTGAGGTTATTGAATCTCGCAATGGTAAAACTAAAGAAGGTTGTCATACCGGTTGTGTTATTCAATGTTCACAGCGTTACAACGATAAAAATGGTGATTACCTAACTTCTGGTTTCGAATATGAAACAGTATGGGGCTTCGGCGCTAACTGTTTGGTTAAAGATATCGATGTCATTGCTACTATGGACCGTACTTGTGACGAAAAGGGTATTGATACAATCGAAATGGGTTGTACCTTGGGTGTTGCAATGGATGGCGGCATTATCGAATGGGGTGACGGCGAAGCAGCTCTTGCTCTTCTAAAAAAGATCGGTTCTGCTGATCCTATGGGTCGCATTATCGGTAACGGAACTGTCTTTGCTGGAAAAGCATTCGGTGTTGACCGTATTCCTACTGTCAAAAGCCAGGGACTGCCAGCTTACGATCCTCGCTCAGTAAAGGGTATTGGCGTAACTTACGCAACAACCCCAATGGGCGCTGACCATACTGCTGGTTACGCTGTCGCAACAAACATCCTCAAGATCGGTGGAGATGTTGATCCTCTTACTAAAGAAGGTCAGATCGAGCTTTCCAAGAACCTCCAGATTGCTACCGCATCGATCGATGCATTGGGACTCTGTCTCTTCGTAGCATTTGCAGTTCTTGATACTGAAGACGCTGTTCAGTGTATCTGTGACCTCGTTGCATCTACATACGGTATTGAATACACAGCTGATGACTTCATCGCTCTTGGTGTGAACACACTTAAGAACGAACTTGAATTCAATGCTAACGCTGGATTCACCAAATACGACGATCAGCTTCCTCGCTTCTTCAGCGAAGAAACTCTCGCTCCTCACGACACAATCTGGGATTACTCAGTAGAAGAACTTCAGGCTGCTAAAGTTTAA
- the secF gene encoding protein translocase subunit SecF, with translation MGLQIIKPDTHIDFIGFKRKAFIISAILILLGLGSLVVKGGPKYGIDFAGGIVVQVKFDKLVPVKEVKNILKGTELPGLTVQSFGHLDDNEILIRTSTSKVTSADIRARVNKEFTDNLKDTKFEIQRLEMVGPKVGADLRTKAIEALYFAVLLIAIYISGRFEKRWFAAALMAGGLFGGISILEFAGLPTSLLIFAALIITVGLCWYLKLNYALGAIVALIHDVLITVGIFSLLGKDFDLTIIAALLTIIGYSLNDTIIVFDRIRENIFGKAGEDFADTINISINQTLSRTILTSGTTLLVVIALFVLGGGVIHDFALALLIGVGVGTYSSIFVASPILLGVGAGKLEDDEETVGAGAA, from the coding sequence ATGGGATTGCAAATAATAAAACCCGATACTCATATTGATTTTATCGGATTCAAACGTAAAGCATTCATTATCTCCGCTATTCTTATCCTGCTTGGACTAGGCTCTCTCGTCGTAAAGGGCGGACCTAAGTACGGTATTGATTTTGCTGGTGGTATTGTGGTTCAGGTTAAGTTTGATAAGCTTGTTCCTGTCAAAGAAGTTAAAAACATCCTTAAGGGTACAGAGCTTCCTGGGCTGACAGTTCAGAGCTTTGGACATCTTGATGATAATGAAATTCTTATCAGAACATCTACTTCTAAAGTTACTTCTGCGGATATCAGGGCAAGAGTTAATAAAGAATTCACTGATAATCTTAAAGATACTAAGTTCGAAATTCAGCGCCTTGAAATGGTTGGTCCAAAAGTTGGAGCTGACCTGAGAACTAAGGCTATTGAAGCTCTCTATTTTGCGGTTCTACTTATCGCAATTTACATTTCAGGACGTTTTGAAAAACGCTGGTTTGCAGCAGCTCTTATGGCTGGTGGACTCTTCGGCGGTATCAGCATCCTGGAATTTGCAGGGCTTCCGACCTCATTACTCATCTTTGCTGCACTGATAATCACAGTGGGGCTATGCTGGTACTTGAAGCTGAATTATGCTCTGGGAGCCATTGTAGCTCTGATTCACGATGTACTCATAACTGTTGGTATCTTTTCTTTACTCGGAAAAGATTTCGATTTGACCATCATTGCAGCATTGCTGACAATCATCGGTTACTCGCTTAATGATACCATCATTGTTTTTGACCGTATTCGTGAAAATATTTTTGGCAAAGCGGGTGAAGACTTCGCTGATACCATTAATATCAGTATTAACCAGACACTCAGTAGAACAATCCTGACTTCAGGCACAACCCTGCTTGTTGTTATCGCTTTGTTTGTGCTTGGCGGCGGAGTTATTCATGACTTTGCTCTTGCACTCCTGATCGGTGTTGGTGTTGGTACTTACTCTTCAATCTTTGTTGCTAGTCCGATTCTTCTTGGAGTTGGAGCTGGTAAATTAGAAGATGATGAAGAAACAGTTGGGGCAGGAGCTGCATAG
- a CDS encoding glutamate synthase-related protein — protein MLFQKIADTYHEFAILRDVNSCIDCDVCIGQCTYNVHFRDTVRSCVTSDNSMCVGCLRCSALCPTGALSIRFNDFCNGSNGASQSALLRNIYTQAETGEQQSCAGQERSVLPVYWDKLMLVAGVAEDHLNAITPEFLLNKPLLLDIIPSISINPNLRTAMKIAADKLNLAEIRDNEIYADDGSCEYVRIAATYNVAKLALEAISGGAKVIVIDGTSGGYGPYSRNDSQLMPIELAIGVVDRTLRAEGMREDILVIAASGIRCSSDIIKALALGADGVSIAAAMMIAAGCSLCGSCNTGKCPWGIATVESNLCKRQNPELAAEQMINLVNAWNQEIDEMLECLETASLLDVRGNKDKLRAVGLSETEMKILGIEHAGL, from the coding sequence TTGCTTTTCCAAAAAATAGCTGACACTTACCATGAATTCGCGATTCTGCGTGATGTAAATTCGTGCATCGATTGCGATGTATGTATTGGGCAGTGTACATATAATGTCCACTTTCGCGATACCGTCCGTAGTTGCGTTACTTCTGATAATAGTATGTGTGTAGGTTGTCTGCGTTGCTCTGCTTTGTGCCCTACAGGCGCGCTTTCCATACGCTTTAATGATTTTTGCAATGGATCTAACGGTGCTAGTCAGTCCGCTTTATTACGTAATATTTATACTCAAGCTGAAACTGGCGAGCAACAGTCTTGCGCTGGTCAAGAGCGTTCAGTTCTGCCCGTTTATTGGGATAAGCTGATGCTTGTTGCAGGTGTTGCAGAAGATCATTTAAATGCAATCACACCTGAATTTTTGTTAAACAAACCTCTTTTGCTCGATATAATACCATCTATTTCAATTAATCCTAATCTGCGCACAGCCATGAAAATTGCGGCTGATAAGCTGAATCTTGCTGAGATTCGCGATAATGAAATTTATGCCGATGACGGTTCATGTGAATACGTTAGAATTGCTGCTACTTATAATGTTGCAAAGCTTGCCTTAGAAGCAATAAGCGGAGGGGCAAAAGTAATTGTTATTGATGGCACGTCGGGCGGATATGGTCCTTATAGTCGCAATGACAGCCAGCTAATGCCAATTGAATTAGCGATTGGAGTAGTGGACAGGACATTGCGTGCCGAGGGGATGCGTGAGGATATTTTGGTCATAGCTGCGAGCGGAATCAGGTGCAGTTCTGATATCATTAAAGCTCTGGCTTTAGGCGCAGATGGAGTTTCTATCGCAGCGGCAATGATGATTGCTGCCGGATGCTCGTTGTGCGGGAGCTGTAATACTGGAAAATGTCCATGGGGCATCGCCACCGTTGAATCAAATCTCTGCAAAAGACAAAACCCCGAACTTGCTGCTGAGCAGATGATTAATTTGGTGAATGCATGGAATCAGGAGATTGATGAAATGCTCGAATGTCTGGAGACTGCTTCTCTTTTAGATGTGCGCGGTAATAAAGATAAACTTAGAGCTGTAGGGTTATCAGAAACTGAGATGAAAATTCTCGGTATTGAACATGCAGGACTATAG
- the glgP gene encoding alpha-glucan family phosphorylase → MQPLRVYSVVPRLPKKLDALWDLAYNFLFVWNNDISSIFSSIDHSLWRDCQQNPVAFLNNLPQQQLEELATDDFFIQRLNEAVRVQKKYLARESCSYQFEGATKGEPVVAYFSLEYGIGLSLPIYSGGLGILAGDHLKSSSDLNIPLVGIGICYQHGYFRQYMTQDGWQQERYPSHDFEEMPIKAAKDENGEDVKFSLDMKGETLHVKVWKAVAGRVTLYLLDTNITENSPHFKAITARLYGGDLEMRLWQEILLGVGGVKAIAALGLEPSVIHMNEGHSAFAGLERIRVFMTDHNLSFEAAMEMVASSSIFTTHTPVPAGNDRFPADLMRPYFEPYAQTMGLAFKVFLALGREDPRDDTEQFCMTVLALKLSRFNNGVSKLHGHVSRNMWQKVWPQYPVEDVPIGAITNGVHMPTWVANDISLLFDRYLGPNWREDPDCVRTWNQIDNIPDAELWRTHERLRERLVDFVRKRLRKQLLNIGARRKEIELADEVLDPRALTIGFARRFATYKRAGLLLRDKERLIKLISDTRHPVQFIFAGKAHPKDNEGKKLIQDLIQLCRREECRMSMVFLEDYDMKMANYLVQGCDVWLNTPRRPLEACGTSGMKAMANGVLQFSTPDGWWDEAYLADNSLGWAIGRGEDYNDHDYQDFVESQTLYKVLENDIIPDFYDRGHGSLPRSWVNKVKAALRVLGPEFNANRMVEDYTEKAYLPAFNNYQTMSKSDFKGAKDLAAWRMELMTKWSSLKIRNIVSEARCDVYVQEPIIVSAEVFLNGLETKDVQVEIYAGPISQDRAFVSRQTVKMTPEKEMGIGWHLYRGEVLPSEAGRFGYTVRILPHHELLLDPHSLGLIYWAQ, encoded by the coding sequence ATGCAACCGCTTAGAGTATATAGTGTTGTTCCCCGTCTGCCCAAAAAATTAGATGCACTTTGGGATCTTGCGTATAATTTTTTATTTGTATGGAACAATGATATTTCCAGTATTTTTTCATCTATAGATCATAGTTTGTGGCGGGATTGTCAGCAAAATCCGGTTGCTTTTCTAAATAATCTACCGCAGCAGCAACTTGAAGAGCTTGCAACGGATGATTTTTTTATTCAACGGCTCAATGAGGCTGTTAGGGTTCAGAAGAAGTACTTAGCAAGGGAAAGTTGCTCGTATCAGTTTGAAGGGGCTACTAAGGGTGAGCCTGTCGTGGCTTATTTCAGCCTTGAATACGGTATTGGTCTTAGCCTACCTATTTATTCTGGTGGACTTGGAATTCTGGCTGGTGATCACCTTAAATCTTCTAGTGATTTAAATATTCCTCTGGTCGGAATAGGTATTTGTTACCAGCATGGTTATTTTCGTCAGTATATGACTCAGGACGGCTGGCAGCAGGAACGTTACCCAAGCCATGATTTCGAAGAAATGCCCATTAAAGCGGCTAAAGATGAAAACGGGGAAGATGTTAAGTTCAGCCTTGATATGAAAGGCGAAACTTTGCATGTGAAAGTTTGGAAGGCTGTCGCCGGGCGAGTAACCTTATATCTTCTTGATACGAATATTACTGAAAATAGCCCTCACTTCAAGGCTATCACTGCGCGCCTTTATGGCGGCGACCTTGAAATGAGATTGTGGCAGGAAATTTTACTTGGCGTTGGTGGAGTTAAAGCTATTGCTGCACTTGGACTTGAGCCAAGCGTTATTCATATGAATGAAGGTCATTCTGCTTTTGCGGGACTTGAGCGCATTAGAGTGTTCATGACTGACCATAATTTATCATTTGAAGCGGCTATGGAAATGGTTGCATCTTCAAGTATCTTTACAACACATACTCCTGTGCCTGCTGGTAATGATCGTTTTCCAGCTGATTTAATGCGCCCTTACTTCGAGCCTTATGCTCAGACCATGGGACTTGCTTTTAAAGTATTTCTGGCTCTTGGCAGGGAAGATCCCCGTGATGATACCGAACAATTCTGTATGACTGTTCTTGCTCTGAAACTTTCACGTTTTAATAACGGAGTTTCGAAGTTACACGGGCATGTTTCAAGGAATATGTGGCAGAAAGTATGGCCTCAGTATCCTGTTGAAGATGTTCCCATCGGGGCTATCACCAATGGTGTGCATATGCCTACTTGGGTTGCAAATGATATTTCTCTCCTTTTCGATCGTTATTTAGGCCCGAACTGGCGTGAGGACCCTGATTGCGTTCGTACATGGAATCAAATCGACAATATTCCTGATGCAGAACTTTGGCGGACGCATGAAAGGCTTAGAGAACGTCTGGTGGATTTTGTCCGCAAAAGACTTCGTAAGCAGTTGCTGAATATCGGTGCCCGCAGAAAAGAGATTGAGCTCGCTGATGAGGTGCTTGACCCAAGAGCATTGACCATCGGGTTTGCCCGCAGGTTTGCGACTTACAAGAGAGCTGGGCTGCTGCTTAGGGACAAGGAAAGATTAATCAAACTTATTTCTGATACTAGACATCCGGTGCAGTTTATTTTTGCCGGCAAGGCGCATCCTAAAGATAACGAAGGTAAGAAGCTTATTCAGGATCTTATCCAGCTCTGCCGCCGTGAAGAATGCCGCATGAGCATGGTCTTTCTTGAAGATTACGATATGAAAATGGCGAACTATTTGGTTCAGGGTTGTGATGTATGGCTGAATACACCGAGACGTCCTCTTGAAGCTTGCGGTACCAGCGGCATGAAAGCCATGGCAAATGGTGTGCTTCAGTTCAGTACTCCTGACGGATGGTGGGATGAAGCGTATTTGGCAGATAACAGTCTTGGCTGGGCAATCGGAAGAGGCGAAGATTATAATGATCACGATTATCAGGATTTTGTAGAAAGCCAGACTCTTTATAAAGTTCTAGAAAATGACATTATTCCTGACTTTTATGACCGTGGTCATGGAAGCTTGCCTAGAAGCTGGGTTAATAAGGTTAAAGCGGCTCTGAGAGTACTCGGACCTGAATTCAATGCTAACCGTATGGTTGAAGATTATACTGAAAAAGCTTATTTACCAGCTTTCAATAATTACCAGACCATGTCTAAATCCGATTTTAAGGGCGCGAAAGATCTTGCTGCCTGGAGAATGGAACTTATGACCAAATGGTCCAGCCTCAAGATTAGAAATATTGTTTCCGAAGCACGTTGTGATGTTTATGTTCAGGAACCTATTATTGTTAGCGCTGAGGTTTTCCTCAACGGGTTAGAAACTAAAGATGTGCAAGTTGAAATATATGCCGGGCCGATTAGTCAGGACAGGGCATTTGTAAGTCGTCAAACAGTTAAAATGACTCCTGAAAAAGAGATGGGCATAGGCTGGCATCTTTATCGGGGAGAAGTTCTGCCTAGCGAGGCCGGAAGATTCGGTTACACCGTAAGAATTCTTCCTCATCATGAATTGCTTCTTGATCCTCATTCACTTGGACTTATTTATTGGGCTCAATAA
- a CDS encoding 4Fe-4S dicluster domain-containing protein, whose amino-acid sequence MKRIFPDKEYCIGCKLCELACLAVHSKSKDLITAYKEERVRGLAPAIHVIEKGETCVAVSCRHCVEPACADVCKAGALSKDAATGIVHYNAAQCIGCWSCLAACPYDSIKRNKLLNKIIKCDLCSGREDGPACVSACPNRSLKYEERSIIYHRAEKSEISFELSDGCGPSLGTEAVILHGAEDVGALCCSELCFTAALLAISKNLKRAVVVGSGHCGLKAAESFYESGVEVAIIEEAPHILPQNSDGQAASLISRRIKDAGLMIKLGTMVNDVVRDDDGRVKGVLLSDRSFLEAGAVVFANGVTPDDCVAGNFASKSSEGNAQTDSIALSSISFCGLAMVSAGILGPELDLADDDVEYDSYFYCNEVKQILRKLVFKDQLLVGYILVGDIESCGILTSFIQFKLKVDAELQKQLCSGRPNLLMWPDKFFDKKWNPEKS is encoded by the coding sequence ATGAAACGAATATTTCCGGATAAAGAATATTGCATTGGTTGCAAACTCTGCGAACTTGCGTGTCTTGCAGTTCATTCCAAAAGCAAAGATTTGATAACCGCTTATAAAGAAGAGCGTGTTAGAGGTCTTGCTCCGGCCATACATGTGATCGAAAAAGGTGAGACCTGTGTCGCCGTTAGTTGTAGGCACTGCGTAGAACCTGCGTGTGCGGATGTGTGTAAGGCTGGTGCCTTGTCAAAAGATGCTGCCACAGGAATTGTTCACTACAATGCTGCTCAGTGTATAGGGTGTTGGTCGTGCTTGGCAGCATGTCCGTATGACTCAATCAAGCGAAATAAACTTTTGAATAAGATTATTAAATGCGATCTGTGTTCTGGCCGTGAAGATGGGCCTGCCTGCGTAAGCGCGTGTCCGAATCGTTCTCTTAAATATGAAGAGCGTTCTATCATATATCATAGGGCTGAGAAATCTGAAATTTCATTTGAACTCAGTGATGGCTGCGGACCGTCTCTTGGGACTGAGGCTGTAATACTTCACGGCGCTGAAGATGTTGGAGCACTTTGCTGCTCTGAGCTGTGCTTTACTGCGGCGCTTCTAGCTATTTCCAAAAATTTAAAGAGGGCAGTGGTTGTCGGTAGTGGGCATTGCGGATTAAAAGCTGCGGAAAGCTTTTATGAGTCAGGTGTAGAAGTTGCTATTATTGAAGAAGCTCCGCACATACTTCCGCAAAATTCGGACGGTCAGGCTGCATCTTTAATTTCTCGTAGAATTAAGGATGCCGGACTGATGATTAAGCTCGGCACCATGGTTAATGATGTTGTTCGTGATGATGACGGACGAGTGAAAGGAGTGTTATTGTCGGACAGATCATTTCTGGAAGCCGGCGCAGTTGTTTTTGCTAACGGAGTTACTCCAGATGATTGTGTTGCTGGGAATTTTGCGAGTAAATCCAGTGAAGGAAATGCGCAGACAGATTCTATTGCTCTCAGTTCAATCTCTTTTTGCGGATTAGCGATGGTTTCAGCGGGCATTCTTGGTCCTGAACTTGATTTGGCTGATGATGATGTTGAATATGATTCGTACTTTTATTGTAATGAAGTAAAGCAAATTTTGCGCAAGCTTGTTTTTAAAGATCAATTGCTGGTGGGTTATATTTTGGTTGGGGATATTGAGTCTTGCGGTATATTAACTTCTTTTATTCAATTTAAATTAAAAGTTGATGCTGAGTTACAAAAGCAGCTATGTAGCGGTAGGCCTAATTTGCTTATGTGGCCGGATAAATTTTTTGATAAAAAGTGGAATCCAGAAAAAAGCTAG